In the genome of Acidobacteriota bacterium, one region contains:
- the ftcD gene encoding glutamate formimidoyltransferase, whose protein sequence is MECGSKAMAMIECVPNFSEGRNAAVVGEIVQAMLTVPGVSLLAQEMDADHNRSVITLAGEAKAVAEAAVRGVGLAAQRIDLRRHQGAHPRLGATDVVPFVPLAGATLEECVRLAEWAGEEIWKRYQIPVYLYEAAARREDRRGLENIRKGQFEGVSELVKTDPGRTPDFGLPFPDCRLHPSAGATVVGARKFLIAYNINLDTADLAVAKAVAKAVRTSSGGLPAVKGMGVLLSHPPRAQVSMNLTDFETTSLATAWHTVTTEAAKHGATPVESELIGLVPRKALEEAAAEMLKFVAFDAEMVIETRVERVLKALPVKQANTLRPFLDALASEEPAPGGGTAAAATGAMAAALGTMVARLARAKARKAGTDTAVWDGAEREFATLSEQLTRATDEDSEAFLAIRAARRLPKATEAEQGSRAQAIHAATVLAADVPLGVATRCRKLRDLLERAAPQTPAAMASDVSTALALAEAGFTGARDNVRINCEGLEASDPDRQRLEAALDRLQA, encoded by the coding sequence ATGGAGTGTGGATCGAAAGCCATGGCCATGATTGAATGTGTTCCTAACTTCAGCGAGGGCCGCAACGCGGCCGTCGTCGGCGAAATTGTGCAAGCCATGCTTACCGTGCCGGGCGTATCCCTGCTGGCGCAGGAAATGGATGCGGATCATAACCGGTCCGTGATCACCCTGGCCGGTGAAGCCAAAGCCGTGGCCGAAGCCGCCGTGCGTGGCGTCGGCCTTGCCGCGCAACGAATCGACTTGCGCCGTCATCAGGGTGCGCATCCCCGGCTGGGCGCCACCGACGTGGTGCCCTTCGTTCCGCTGGCAGGCGCAACCCTGGAAGAATGCGTCCGGTTGGCCGAGTGGGCGGGCGAGGAAATCTGGAAGCGGTATCAGATTCCCGTGTACCTCTATGAAGCCGCGGCACGGCGTGAAGACCGGCGCGGTCTCGAGAACATCCGCAAGGGACAATTTGAAGGCGTTTCCGAACTGGTCAAGACCGATCCTGGCCGCACCCCCGATTTCGGTCTTCCCTTCCCCGACTGCCGGCTGCACCCTTCGGCCGGAGCGACAGTGGTGGGCGCGCGCAAGTTCCTGATTGCCTACAACATCAATCTGGACACCGCCGATCTGGCGGTGGCCAAGGCCGTTGCCAAGGCAGTGCGCACATCGAGCGGCGGCCTGCCCGCGGTGAAAGGCATGGGTGTGCTGCTCAGCCACCCGCCGCGCGCACAAGTTTCGATGAACTTGACGGATTTTGAAACCACCTCTCTCGCCACGGCCTGGCATACCGTTACCACCGAAGCCGCCAAGCACGGCGCAACGCCGGTGGAGAGCGAACTGATCGGATTGGTCCCCCGGAAGGCGCTGGAAGAGGCCGCGGCGGAAATGCTGAAGTTCGTCGCCTTCGACGCGGAAATGGTCATTGAAACGCGTGTTGAAAGGGTTCTGAAGGCTCTGCCCGTGAAGCAGGCGAACACGCTGCGGCCGTTTCTCGATGCACTGGCGTCGGAGGAACCGGCGCCGGGGGGCGGCACCGCAGCCGCCGCGACCGGAGCAATGGCGGCGGCGCTCGGCACCATGGTGGCGCGGCTGGCCCGTGCGAAGGCGCGCAAAGCCGGTACCGACACGGCGGTTTGGGACGGAGCCGAGCGTGAATTCGCCACCTTGAGCGAACAACTGACACGCGCGACCGATGAAGACAGCGAAGCGTTCCTCGCTATTCGCGCCGCCCGCCGCTTGCCCAAAGCCACCGAGGCGGAACAAGGCAGCCGCGCGCAGGCCATTCATGCGGCTACGGTGCTGGCTGCCGACGTGCCCCTTGGGGTCGCCACCCGCTGCCGCAAACTGCGCGACCTGCTAGAACGCGCCGCCCCGCAAACGCCTGCGGCAATGGCCAGTGACGTGAGCACCGCACTCGCCCTGGCCGAAGCGGGATTCACCGGCGCCCGCGACAATGTCCGGATCAATTGTGAAGGTTTGGAGGCCTCCGATCCCGACCGCCAGCGCCTGGAAGCGGCGCTGGATCGCTTGCAAGCGTAG
- a CDS encoding imidazolonepropionase: MALLLTHATQLLTLAGPDRARRGTEMNDLGLVRDGAVLIDKGQIVAAGPNDAVAARAPSGVATHDCSGMLVTPGLCDPHTHLVFAAPRMADYERRLAGTSYQEIAAAGGGIRSSLEAVRTASESDLTHQAAFWIRQARAAGTTTIEVKSGYGLTVEAECKSLRAAHAAALAAGGDVAPTFLGAHIVPPEFVNDRARYVALVSTTMLDAVCALGDAAPEFADVFCDPSAFTLAESRQILEAARARDLQLKLHAEQFAPMGGIGLGIELGAVSVDHCDAARAADAALLGRAETVATLIPGANFFLGQTYAPARMLIEAGAAVALATDFNPGTCPILSLPLVMSIACNGMRLTPAEAWTAVTINGAAALARAGICGSLAPGKRADLAIFAAGDYRAIPYYAGQNLCRAVVQNGVWIESHGHD; encoded by the coding sequence ATGGCGCTGCTCCTCACGCATGCGACCCAACTGCTGACCCTCGCCGGTCCGGACCGCGCGCGGCGGGGGACGGAGATGAACGATCTGGGCCTGGTGCGCGACGGGGCCGTCCTCATCGACAAAGGGCAAATCGTAGCCGCCGGACCAAACGATGCGGTCGCGGCGCGGGCCCCCAGCGGGGTTGCAACTCACGACTGCTCAGGAATGCTGGTGACCCCGGGACTGTGCGATCCGCATACGCACCTGGTTTTCGCCGCGCCGCGCATGGCCGACTATGAGCGCCGCCTGGCCGGCACCAGCTACCAGGAAATTGCCGCGGCCGGCGGCGGCATCCGCTCGAGTCTCGAAGCGGTACGCACCGCCAGTGAAAGCGATTTGACCCATCAAGCCGCCTTCTGGATCCGGCAAGCGCGCGCCGCTGGCACCACCACGATCGAAGTGAAATCCGGTTATGGTCTTACGGTTGAGGCCGAATGCAAGAGCTTGCGGGCGGCGCACGCCGCTGCGCTCGCTGCCGGCGGCGACGTGGCGCCTACATTTTTGGGTGCGCACATTGTCCCCCCGGAGTTCGTCAACGACCGCGCCCGTTACGTCGCCCTGGTGAGCACCACGATGCTCGATGCCGTTTGTGCCCTTGGCGATGCGGCGCCGGAGTTTGCCGACGTTTTTTGCGATCCCAGCGCCTTCACGCTGGCCGAAAGCCGGCAAATCCTCGAAGCGGCCCGCGCCCGGGACTTACAGTTGAAACTTCACGCTGAGCAATTCGCTCCCATGGGCGGCATCGGCCTTGGCATCGAGCTTGGCGCAGTATCGGTCGATCATTGTGACGCGGCACGTGCCGCTGACGCCGCCCTCTTGGGCCGTGCCGAAACTGTCGCCACGTTGATTCCGGGCGCCAATTTTTTTCTGGGCCAGACCTATGCGCCCGCACGCATGCTGATCGAGGCGGGCGCGGCTGTCGCCCTCGCCACCGACTTCAATCCCGGCACCTGTCCGATTCTGTCGCTGCCGCTGGTCATGAGCATCGCCTGCAACGGTATGCGACTCACGCCCGCCGAGGCCTGGACGGCGGTGACCATCAATGGCGCCGCGGCACTGGCCCGCGCCGGCATTTGCGGTTCGCTCGCGCCGGGTAAGCGCGCCGACCTGGCCATTTTTGCCGCCGGCGACTATCGCGCAATTCCCTACTACGCCGGTCAGAATCTCTGCCGTGCGGTTGTACAGAATGGAGTGTGGATCGAAAGCCATGGCCATGATTGA
- the hutU gene encoding urocanate hydratase: MPTTTSSSPLGIAPTSPIRAPRGTQLRCRGWAQEAAMRMLMNNLDPEVGERPQDLVVYGGRGRAARNWDCYRAIVAALEKLGNEETLLVQSGKPVGVFATHSYAPRVLICNSNLVGHWSNWEQFDELERRGLMMYGQMTAGSWIYIGSQGIVQGTFETFAAAARQHFGGSLHGKLVVSGGLGGMGGAQPLAATLNGAAFLGVEVDPAHINRRVRSGYCDIQVNDLDEALRILRNAIRQKQPTSVGLVGNCAEVLPELVKRGVVPDLLTDQTSAHDPLYGYIPAGMSLAEAAELRARAPEEYRDRAMDSIATHVRAMLDLQKAGAVTFDYGNNIRTMAFQRGVKNAYDFPGFVPAYIRPLFCEGRGPFRWAALSGEASDIHATDELVLKLFPHDEILSRWIGLARKHVKFQGLPARICWLGYGERAKFGLALNEMVRKGEVKAPIVMGRDHLDCGSVASPFRETESMKDGSDAVADWPLLNALLNTASGASWVSIHNGGGVGIGYAQHAGQVTVADGTPEMAERIERVLTNDPGIGVARHVDAGYPEARAFADAHGIQIPMK; this comes from the coding sequence ATGCCGACCACCACTTCATCGTCTCCGCTGGGCATAGCGCCCACCAGTCCGATCCGCGCTCCACGCGGCACCCAGTTGCGCTGCCGCGGCTGGGCGCAAGAGGCGGCGATGCGGATGCTGATGAACAATCTCGACCCGGAAGTGGGCGAGCGGCCGCAGGATCTGGTGGTTTACGGCGGGCGCGGACGGGCGGCGCGGAATTGGGATTGCTACCGGGCTATTGTTGCCGCGCTGGAAAAGCTGGGCAACGAGGAAACCCTGCTGGTACAGTCGGGCAAACCGGTGGGCGTTTTCGCGACGCACAGCTACGCGCCACGCGTGCTGATTTGCAACTCCAATCTGGTGGGCCACTGGTCGAACTGGGAGCAGTTCGATGAGCTGGAGCGGCGCGGGCTGATGATGTACGGCCAGATGACTGCGGGTAGCTGGATTTATATCGGCTCGCAGGGAATCGTGCAGGGGACGTTTGAGACCTTCGCCGCCGCGGCACGGCAGCACTTTGGCGGCTCCTTGCACGGCAAGCTGGTGGTCAGCGGCGGACTGGGCGGCATGGGCGGCGCGCAACCGCTGGCAGCGACGCTAAACGGTGCGGCCTTTTTGGGCGTCGAGGTCGATCCGGCGCATATCAATCGCCGGGTCCGGAGCGGCTACTGCGATATTCAGGTGAACGACCTGGACGAAGCGCTGCGTATTCTGCGCAATGCCATCCGGCAGAAGCAGCCCACTTCGGTGGGCTTGGTGGGCAATTGCGCCGAAGTCTTGCCGGAGCTGGTAAAGCGCGGAGTGGTTCCCGATCTGCTGACGGATCAGACCAGCGCCCATGACCCGCTGTACGGATATATTCCGGCGGGGATGAGCCTGGCCGAGGCGGCGGAGCTGCGCGCACGCGCGCCGGAGGAGTATCGCGACCGGGCCATGGATTCGATAGCCACACACGTGCGCGCCATGCTCGATCTGCAAAAGGCCGGCGCGGTGACCTTTGACTACGGCAACAACATCCGCACCATGGCCTTCCAGCGCGGCGTCAAGAACGCCTACGATTTCCCCGGTTTCGTGCCCGCTTATATCCGGCCCCTGTTTTGCGAGGGGCGGGGGCCTTTCCGCTGGGCCGCGCTGAGTGGCGAAGCCAGCGACATTCACGCCACCGATGAACTGGTGTTGAAGCTGTTTCCGCACGACGAGATTTTGAGCCGCTGGATTGGCTTGGCACGCAAGCATGTGAAGTTTCAAGGTCTGCCGGCACGCATTTGTTGGCTCGGTTACGGCGAACGGGCCAAGTTCGGTCTGGCGCTGAACGAGATGGTGCGCAAGGGCGAGGTGAAGGCCCCGATTGTGATGGGGCGCGATCATCTGGATTGCGGCTCAGTGGCCTCACCCTTCCGTGAAACTGAAAGCATGAAAGATGGCAGCGATGCGGTCGCCGACTGGCCGCTGCTCAATGCCCTGCTCAACACTGCCAGCGGCGCGAGCTGGGTGTCCATCCATAATGGGGGTGGGGTCGGCATCGGCTACGCCCAGCATGCCGGCCAGGTAACGGTCGCCGACGGTACGCCGGAGATGGCGGAGCGCATTGAGCGCGTGCTGACCAACGATCCCGGCATCGGCGTCGCGCGGCATGTGGACGCCGGATACCCGGAGGCGCGGGCCTTCGCGGATGCACACGGGATTCAGATCCCGATGAAATAG
- a CDS encoding DMT family transporter encodes MDAYLIWALSAAVAWGSADFCAKKAAERLGFWPTVWGMNAVGALALALVWVAGGVQIPASQLPLLIWLGVGNTVGGVLFYYALENGPLVLVSPITAAYPVVSAALAYVISGERLAALMAFAVAGVIAGTLLASLAARRGTAAGYPRRKSALWAAVGGALVFGTVFYALAAHSAASGSTAPVLIFRFAGAGLLALPLLAGFRPPRNWFRSGWMWATGLLDSSAYIFYAVGARHLPVSVISALSGLFTVWTLVLAVVFLRERLAWRQWLGVALIVAAIALLALR; translated from the coding sequence ATGGATGCGTACTTGATTTGGGCGCTCAGCGCGGCAGTGGCCTGGGGTTCGGCCGATTTCTGCGCCAAAAAAGCCGCCGAACGCCTTGGCTTCTGGCCGACCGTCTGGGGCATGAACGCGGTGGGTGCGCTGGCGCTGGCGCTGGTATGGGTCGCCGGCGGCGTGCAGATTCCCGCCTCGCAGTTGCCGCTGCTCATCTGGCTGGGCGTGGGCAATACGGTTGGCGGCGTGCTGTTTTATTACGCGCTCGAGAACGGTCCGCTCGTGCTGGTGTCGCCGATTACCGCTGCCTACCCCGTGGTTTCGGCGGCTCTGGCCTACGTCATTTCCGGCGAGCGGCTGGCGGCGTTGATGGCCTTCGCGGTTGCAGGTGTCATTGCCGGGACTTTATTAGCCTCGCTGGCGGCGCGGCGGGGTACGGCGGCAGGGTACCCTCGGCGCAAGTCGGCGCTTTGGGCAGCGGTCGGTGGTGCGCTGGTCTTCGGCACGGTCTTCTACGCCCTCGCGGCGCACTCAGCGGCCAGCGGTTCTACCGCTCCCGTCCTGATTTTCCGCTTCGCCGGCGCCGGCCTGCTGGCCCTGCCGCTGCTCGCCGGTTTTCGTCCGCCTCGAAACTGGTTCCGTTCCGGCTGGATGTGGGCCACCGGCCTGCTCGACAGCTCGGCCTATATCTTCTACGCCGTGGGCGCACGCCACCTGCCGGTTTCGGTCATCTCGGCGCTAAGCGGCCTGTTTACCGTCTGGACACTGGTGTTGGCCGTGGTCTTCCTGCGCGAGCGCCTGGCCTGGCGGCAATGGCTCGGGGTGGCGCTCATCGTCGCCGCCATCGCCCTGCTCGCGTTAAGATGA
- a CDS encoding Hsp20/alpha crystallin family protein, protein MHSQSLSRRDPYDIYDPRRGFDDFFNRMFTNPFWERWSTSGSAVAWVPPVESYIDQNKYHIRMALPGVKPGEVNLQVHGNELSISGERKQDVTPAEDRSFQREITYGSFERVVTLPEGVQTEKIDANFNSGVLEITAPMSEKALPRKIEIKGESGGRRLAA, encoded by the coding sequence ATGCATTCACAGTCCCTTTCCCGTCGCGACCCCTACGATATCTATGATCCCCGGCGTGGCTTTGATGACTTCTTCAACCGCATGTTCACCAACCCGTTCTGGGAGCGCTGGTCCACCAGCGGCAGTGCTGTGGCCTGGGTTCCCCCGGTGGAGAGTTATATCGACCAGAATAAGTACCACATCCGCATGGCTCTGCCGGGCGTAAAGCCAGGTGAAGTCAACCTGCAGGTTCACGGAAATGAGCTCAGCATTTCCGGCGAAAGGAAACAGGACGTCACCCCGGCCGAAGACCGTTCGTTCCAGCGCGAAATCACCTACGGAAGCTTCGAGCGCGTGGTCACACTGCCGGAAGGGGTGCAGACCGAAAAGATCGATGCCAATTTCAACAGCGGCGTGTTGGAAATTACCGCCCCGATGAGTGAGAAGGCGCTGCCGCGCAAGATCGAAATCAAAGGGGAAAGCGGCGGCAGGAGGTTAGCGGCCTAG
- a CDS encoding sigma-70 family RNA polymerase sigma factor, with amino-acid sequence MSHVLPDMEAVLPAAAAAVTHPGLVLTPEADGQAALLRRCQGGDDAAFEELVRRFQPRVSAIVRGILRQSNDCDDIAQQIFTKVYFALNKFNFQSAVSTWIYKIAVNECYDHLRKQKVRRAKILADLSEQESAWIENLDVNGHLGVASLAKQVEVRELADKLLARVCAEDRVLLILKEVEGYGVREVAAIVGLNENTVKVRLFRARQALLTALRRKRV; translated from the coding sequence ATGAGCCACGTCTTACCCGACATGGAAGCTGTGTTGCCGGCGGCCGCTGCTGCAGTCACCCACCCAGGGCTGGTGTTGACGCCCGAGGCGGATGGCCAGGCGGCGCTGCTGCGGCGCTGTCAGGGGGGTGACGATGCCGCCTTCGAGGAATTGGTGCGGCGCTTTCAGCCGCGCGTAAGCGCGATCGTACGGGGCATCCTGCGCCAGTCAAACGATTGCGACGACATTGCGCAACAGATATTTACGAAAGTCTATTTTGCCCTGAACAAGTTCAACTTCCAGTCGGCGGTTTCCACCTGGATCTATAAGATCGCGGTGAACGAATGCTACGACCACTTGCGGAAACAGAAGGTTCGGCGGGCGAAAATCCTGGCGGACCTGTCGGAACAGGAGTCGGCCTGGATCGAAAATCTGGACGTTAATGGACACCTGGGAGTGGCCAGCCTGGCCAAACAGGTTGAGGTACGGGAGCTGGCCGACAAGCTGCTGGCGCGGGTCTGCGCCGAGGACCGCGTGCTGCTGATATTGAAGGAAGTCGAGGGGTACGGCGTCAGGGAAGTGGCTGCCATCGTCGGATTGAATGAGAACACCGTGAAGGTACGTCTGTTCCGCGCCCGTCAAGCGCTCCTGACGGCGTTGCGGCGGAAGCGGGTCTGA
- a CDS encoding glutamine-hydrolyzing GMP synthase, with amino-acid sequence MNSSHRSIVVLDFGAQYSQLIARRIRELGVHSLLLPFNATWDEIAAHQPAGIILSGGPASVYAPDAPRPVAAIWTAGVPLLGICYGLQVMVDALGGTVENAAKREFGRAEVTVDPGDGLFRGSTGCEVVWMSHGDAVQQLPAGFRAIGQSPSALAAVADVRRRMWAVQFHPEVRHTEHGTALLSNFLDLCGVTRDWTPQSFIAEQVARIQAQVGGQGRAICALSGGVDSSVAAALVHRAIGDRLVCVFVNNGLLRRNEFEQVQQALRERLGLNLRAVDATRQFLSALAGVTDPEQKRKIIGRLFIETFEPEARVLGAEFLVQGTLYPDVIESVSVHGPSAVIKSHHNVGGLPAEMKLKLIEPLRDLFKDEVRRVGADLGLDAGLLGRQPFPGPGLAVRILGEVTAEKLELLRAADAIALEEIRKAGYYHRLWQSFVVLLPVRTVGVMGDFRTYGLTCALRAIHSEDGMTADWAPLPYDLLGTISSRIVNEVPGITRVVYDISSKPPATIEWE; translated from the coding sequence ATGAACAGCTCTCACCGCTCAATCGTCGTTCTCGATTTTGGCGCGCAGTACTCGCAGCTCATTGCCCGGCGCATCCGCGAGCTGGGTGTCCATAGTCTCCTGTTGCCGTTCAATGCCACCTGGGACGAAATCGCAGCGCACCAGCCCGCCGGCATCATTCTCTCCGGAGGGCCCGCTTCGGTGTACGCGCCGGACGCGCCACGGCCGGTGGCGGCGATCTGGACGGCGGGCGTGCCGCTGCTGGGTATCTGTTACGGCCTGCAGGTTATGGTCGATGCGCTGGGAGGGACGGTCGAGAATGCTGCGAAACGTGAGTTCGGACGTGCCGAAGTTACCGTAGATCCGGGTGACGGCCTGTTCCGCGGCAGCACGGGATGCGAGGTGGTCTGGATGTCGCACGGCGATGCCGTGCAGCAGCTCCCCGCAGGGTTCCGCGCGATCGGTCAAAGTCCCAGCGCCTTGGCGGCGGTCGCGGATGTGCGGCGGCGGATGTGGGCGGTGCAGTTTCATCCCGAAGTCCGGCATACCGAGCACGGAACCGCGCTGTTGAGCAATTTTCTCGATTTGTGCGGCGTGACGCGCGATTGGACCCCGCAGTCGTTCATCGCCGAGCAGGTGGCGCGCATTCAGGCACAGGTTGGCGGGCAGGGAAGAGCGATTTGCGCCCTCAGCGGCGGCGTCGATTCCAGTGTCGCCGCGGCGCTGGTACACCGCGCCATCGGCGACCGGCTGGTTTGCGTTTTTGTGAATAACGGCTTGCTGCGGCGGAATGAATTCGAGCAGGTGCAGCAGGCGTTGCGGGAGCGCCTGGGCCTGAACTTGCGTGCTGTCGATGCCACCCGGCAATTTCTGTCGGCACTTGCCGGCGTCACCGATCCCGAGCAAAAGCGCAAGATCATTGGACGGCTGTTCATCGAAACCTTCGAGCCGGAGGCGCGGGTGCTCGGGGCCGAGTTCCTGGTGCAGGGAACCCTCTACCCGGATGTGATCGAGTCGGTCTCGGTGCATGGTCCATCGGCGGTGATCAAGAGCCATCACAACGTCGGCGGCCTGCCGGCAGAGATGAAACTGAAGCTGATCGAGCCGCTGCGCGACCTATTCAAGGATGAGGTACGCCGGGTGGGGGCCGATCTGGGACTGGATGCCGGACTGCTCGGACGGCAGCCGTTCCCGGGGCCTGGACTAGCAGTGCGGATCCTAGGCGAGGTCACCGCCGAAAAGCTGGAGCTGTTGCGCGCCGCCGACGCCATCGCACTCGAGGAGATCCGCAAAGCCGGCTATTACCACCGTCTCTGGCAGTCGTTTGTGGTGCTGCTTCCGGTGCGCACGGTGGGGGTCATGGGCGACTTCCGCACCTACGGTCTTACCTGCGCTCTGCGCGCGATCCACTCCGAAGACGGCATGACCGCCGACTGGGCGCCGCTGCCGTACGACCTGTTAGGCACGATCTCCAGCCGCATCGTTAACGAGGTCCCGGGGATCACCCGCGTGGTCTACGACATCAGCTCCAAGCCTCCTGCCACCATCGAGTGGGAATAG